A stretch of the Streptomyces ortus genome encodes the following:
- a CDS encoding type II toxin-antitoxin system PemK/MazF family toxin: MNMSWWLALAAVVLLAAVATFVDGYGRGRKPSARRRPARRPGQRPAEGPTRRPPGRADEGRRSAGPRPAEIWWANVPFEDGPGAKDRPCLVLSVRGRKAVVAKITTKYHDDGRGGVIALPAGSVGDARGRESFLETGELRGVPVREFRRRVGEVDARVWEQVRHLVG, encoded by the coding sequence ATGAACATGTCGTGGTGGCTCGCGCTGGCGGCCGTGGTGCTGCTCGCGGCCGTGGCGACGTTCGTGGACGGGTACGGGCGGGGGCGCAAGCCGTCCGCTCGGCGGCGTCCCGCGCGGCGTCCGGGGCAGCGGCCCGCGGAGGGTCCCACTCGGCGACCGCCAGGGCGGGCCGACGAAGGCCGGCGCTCGGCAGGGCCCCGGCCGGCCGAGATCTGGTGGGCGAACGTGCCGTTCGAGGACGGGCCTGGGGCGAAGGACCGGCCCTGCCTGGTCCTGTCGGTGCGGGGGCGCAAGGCCGTGGTCGCGAAGATCACGACGAAGTACCACGACGACGGGCGGGGCGGCGTCATCGCGCTGCCCGCGGGGTCGGTGGGGGACGCGCGGGGGCGCGAGAGTTTCCTGGAGACGGGTGAGCTGCGGGGGGTGCCGGTACGGGAGTTCCGGCGGCGGGTCGGGGAGGTGGACGCGCGGGTCTGGGAGCAGGTCCGCCACCTGGTCGGTTAG
- a CDS encoding PTS transporter subunit EIIC: protein MSTASAAPAANKKGAGAMAVLQRIGRSLMLPVAVLPAAALLVRLGNTDMLGRESFPAFITKIAGFMAAGGNAILDNMALLFAVGIAIGFAKKSDGSTALAAVTGYLVFKNVLATFTDKNLPQVAKAVDGKVVMVDAPVDAKVLGGVVMGIVVALLYQRFHRTKLPDWAGFFSGRRLVPILSAFAGLLLGIVFGYIWPVLGTGLHNFGEWLVGSGAVGAGIFGVANRALIPIGMHHLLNSFPWFQAGEYEGKSGDISRFLAGDPTAGQFMTGFFPIMMFALPAACLAIVHCARPERRKVIGGMMFSLALTSFVTGVTEPIEFTFMFIAPVLYAIHAVLTGVSMALTWALGMKDGFGFSAGAVDFGLNLGIATNPWGLVLVGLCFAVVYYAVFRFAIIKFNLPTPGRESDEELAELQKAEAK, encoded by the coding sequence GTGTCCACGGCCAGCGCCGCTCCCGCGGCGAACAAGAAGGGTGCCGGCGCGATGGCTGTTCTGCAGCGCATCGGCCGCAGCCTCATGCTCCCGGTCGCCGTCCTGCCCGCGGCGGCGCTCCTGGTGCGTCTCGGCAACACCGACATGCTCGGTCGCGAGTCGTTCCCGGCGTTCATCACCAAGATCGCCGGCTTCATGGCGGCGGGCGGCAACGCGATCCTCGACAACATGGCGCTGCTGTTCGCCGTGGGCATCGCCATCGGCTTCGCGAAGAAGTCGGACGGCTCCACGGCCCTCGCCGCGGTCACGGGCTATCTCGTCTTCAAGAACGTGCTGGCCACGTTCACCGACAAGAACCTGCCGCAGGTGGCGAAGGCCGTCGACGGCAAGGTCGTCATGGTCGACGCGCCCGTGGACGCCAAGGTCCTCGGCGGTGTGGTCATGGGCATCGTGGTGGCCCTGCTCTACCAGCGCTTCCACCGCACCAAGCTGCCCGACTGGGCGGGCTTCTTCAGCGGTCGCCGCCTGGTCCCGATCCTGTCCGCCTTCGCGGGACTGCTGCTCGGCATCGTCTTCGGCTACATCTGGCCGGTCCTCGGCACCGGTCTGCACAACTTCGGTGAGTGGCTGGTCGGTTCGGGCGCTGTCGGCGCCGGCATCTTCGGTGTCGCCAACCGCGCGCTGATCCCGATCGGCATGCACCACCTGCTGAACTCCTTCCCCTGGTTCCAGGCCGGTGAGTACGAGGGCAAGAGCGGTGACATCTCCCGCTTCCTGGCCGGTGACCCGACCGCCGGACAGTTCATGACCGGCTTCTTCCCGATCATGATGTTCGCCCTGCCCGCGGCCTGCCTCGCCATCGTCCACTGCGCCCGCCCCGAGCGTCGCAAGGTCATCGGCGGCATGATGTTCTCCCTGGCGCTGACCTCGTTCGTCACGGGCGTGACCGAGCCCATCGAGTTCACCTTCATGTTCATCGCGCCGGTCCTGTACGCGATCCACGCGGTCCTCACCGGTGTCTCCATGGCGCTGACCTGGGCGCTGGGCATGAAGGACGGCTTCGGCTTCTCGGCCGGCGCGGTCGACTTCGGCCTCAACCTGGGCATCGCCACCAACCCGTGGGGCCTCGTCCTGGTGGGTCTGTGTTTCGCGGTCGTCTACTACGCGGTCTTCCGCTTCGCGATCATCAAGTTCAATCTCCCGACTCCGGGCCGTGAGTCGGACGAGGAACTCGCCGAGCTGCAGAAGGCGGAAGCCAAGTAG
- a CDS encoding MBL fold metallo-hydrolase, whose translation MKLTVVGCSGSFPSAESACSSYLVEADGFRLLLDMGNGALGELQRHCGLYDLDAIFLSHLHADHCIDMCAYFVARYYRHEGGRCDPIPVYGPEGTEQRLTTAYADTPSASSMSEVFDFHTVKPGSFEVGPFSVHTEKVSHPVEAYGIRVEHGGRSLTYSGDTGVCDTLDELARDTDLFLCEAAFTHGKESIPDLHLNGREAGETAARAGARRLVLTHIPPWTDPQANLDHAREVFPGPVELAVPRTTYDI comes from the coding sequence ATGAAGCTCACCGTCGTCGGCTGCTCGGGGTCGTTCCCGTCCGCGGAATCGGCCTGTTCGAGCTACCTCGTCGAGGCCGACGGCTTCCGGCTGCTTCTCGACATGGGCAACGGTGCCCTTGGCGAGCTGCAGCGCCACTGCGGTCTCTACGACCTCGATGCGATCTTCCTCAGCCACCTGCACGCCGACCACTGCATCGACATGTGCGCGTACTTCGTCGCGCGCTACTACCGCCATGAGGGCGGTCGCTGCGATCCGATCCCGGTCTACGGACCCGAGGGCACGGAGCAGCGCCTGACCACCGCGTACGCGGACACCCCCTCCGCCTCCTCCATGAGCGAGGTCTTCGACTTCCACACGGTCAAGCCGGGTTCCTTCGAGGTCGGCCCCTTCTCGGTGCACACCGAGAAGGTCAGCCACCCCGTGGAGGCGTACGGCATCCGCGTGGAGCACGGCGGGCGGTCGCTGACCTACTCCGGGGACACGGGTGTGTGCGACACGCTCGACGAACTGGCCCGGGACACGGACCTGTTCCTCTGCGAGGCCGCGTTCACGCACGGCAAGGAGAGCATCCCGGACCTGCACCTCAACGGCCGCGAGGCCGGCGAGACCGCGGCCAGGGCCGGGGCGCGCCGCCTCGTCCTCACCCACATCCCCCCGTGGACGGACCCCCAGGCGAACCTGGACCACGCCCGCGAGGTCTTCCCCGGCCCGGTCGAACTGGCGGTGCCGCGCACCACGTACGACATCTGA